A genomic segment from Paralichthys olivaceus isolate ysfri-2021 chromosome 22, ASM2471397v2, whole genome shotgun sequence encodes:
- the cysltr3 gene encoding cysteinyl leukotriene receptor 2 produces MNAHLQSLAIAIGNNTSMMYNNSLTCSHADESFKYYAYCATYLVVFPVAFLCNIGALVVFILQSLRSSRCSTSCVVMMNLALSDSFFSLTLPLRLTYYFSGGVWQFSDWLCRVCSYSFYVYMYTSILFLTLLSLFRWLAVAQPLLHSSQATPTRTILVCLGIWVFVAVSSSPFLLEETEDRSGHSSCFEPSSQTSWEHLLIMNYVGLAVGFLLPFFTIIICYSSLIRHLMAKSSLRCNQPTQQHNRQRSVHLVSMVIVTFLFCFLPYHVIRPLHLHAILGNWNCNVIVVLQRTVVLTLCMAAFNSVVNPLLYYYSAKTFRKDMRDVSLSLFNRERFSFMLRGQL; encoded by the exons ATGAACG cACATCTACAAAGTCTTGCTATCGCCATTGGGAACAACACATCTATGATGTATAATAACTCGCTGACATGTTCGCATGCTGATGAGTCCTTCAAGTACTACGCCTACTGTGCCACCTACCTGGTCGTGTTTCCTGTTGCCTTTCTATGCAACATTGGCGCACTGGTGGTTTTCATATTGCAGAGTCTCCGCAG CTCCagatgctctacctcctgtgtGGTCATGATGAATCTAGCCCTATCGGACAGCTTCTTCTCCCTCACCCTCCCACTGCGACTGACTTATTACTTCAGTGGTGGAGTGTGGCAATTTTCTGATTGGCTGTGTCGAGTATGCTCCTACAGCTTTTACGTCTACATGTACACCAG catcctcttcctcactctaCTGAGCCTGTTCCGTTGGCTCGCCGTGGCCCAGCCCCTCCTTCACAGCTCTCAGGCCACACCCACTCGAACCATATTGGTCTGTCTGGGAATCTGGGTGTTTGTGgctgtttcctcttctcccttctTGCTCgaagagacagaagacag gtcGGGGCATAGTAGTTGCTTCGAGCCGTCCAGTCAGACCTCTTGGGAGCATCTCCTGATCATGAACTACGTAGGATTGGCTGTGGGCTTCCTGCTTCCTttcttcaccatcatcatctgcTACAGCAGCCTCATACGTCACCTGATGGCCAAGTCTAGCCTCCGTTGCAACCAGCCCACCCAGCAGCATAATAGACAACGCTCTGTGCAcctggtttccatggtgattGTGACCTTCCTGTTCTGCTTTCTGCCCTATCATGTGATTCGACCGCTGCACCTGCATGCCATTTTGGGCAACTGGAACTGTAATGTCATAGTGGTGCTGCAGCGGACAGTGGTTTTGACGCTGTGTATGGCGGCATTTAACAGTGTGGTCAACCCTCTGCTGTACTACTACTCAGCCAAGACGTTCAGAAAGGACATGAGGgacgtttctctctctctgtttaacAGAGAGAGGTTTTCCTTCATGCTCAGAGGTCAGCTGTGA